From the genome of Candidatus Eremiobacteraceae bacterium:
TGTGCTCGCGCATCGGCATCATCAACCGCGGAAAGCTGGCGGCGCTCGCCGACAAGGACACGTTGATCGCCAAACACGGCCGCGGGTCGCTGCAAGACGTGTTCTTGGAACTGGTGGGCAAGGGCGCCGAGGCATGAGCAATTGGATCGGCTTCGCGACGCTGGTGCGGCGCGAGTTCAAGCGCACGATGATGACCATCAACCAAGTCGTCTGGCCGCCGATCATCACGACGCTGCTCTTCTTGTTCATCTTCGGCGTGGGCTTAAGTTCGTCGATGCGCCAGATGGGCGGCGTGCCGTACGTCCAGTTCTTGCTGCCCGGCCTGGTCATGCTCAACGTCATCTCGTCGAGCTATGACGAGGCGGCATCCTCGCTGTTCCAACAGCGTTTTCAGCTCTCGATCCAGGAGCTGCTCATCGCGCCGCTGTCGGATCTCGAGCTGCTGCTCGGCTATCTGACCGGCAGCATCTTGCGCGGCGTGGTCATCGGCGGGCTGATCATGCTGATCGGGCTGCTCGTCGTGCACCTCGAGCCGCGCAACGGTCTCGCGCTCGCGTACTTCATGTTCTTCACCGCGCTCCTCTTCTCGTCGGTCGGCATGATCGGCGCGCTGCTGGCCAAGACGTTCGACAATCTGGCCATCGTCACGACCTTCTTCATCACGCCGCTGACGTACGTCGGCGGCGTGTTCTCCAGCATTCACGTCTTGCCGCCCCTCGTGCAGCATGTGTCGTTGTTCAACCCGATGCTCTACATGGTCGACGGCTTGCGCTTCGGCTACATCGGGCAGTCGGATATCGCGCCATGGATCGACGCAGCGGTCGTCACCACGCTTGCGGTGATCGCGTTCGTCGTCGCGTACTTGATGGTCAAGAAGGGCGTCAATCTGCGGGTGTAGGCGCGCCCGCGCTCAAGAGCGCGCGACTACATCAGTGCGAAATTACATCAGGTCTTGGTGGCGCGTTTGGGAGCGGTCGTCAGCGTCTTGCCTTCGAACGCCTCGACCTGCGCTCGGCGCAGGTCCGAGATCGGGATCGAGCGCTCGGCTGCGAAATCGTACATCACCTGGACGGAATTGACCTCGGCCACGAGCGCGTGCGAGTTCGCGTCCACGATCTGCAGCTCCATCAGGAATGACGAGCGGCGCAGGTCGGTGACGCGGCAGCCGACGAGCAGCTCATCCCCGAGCTTGGCCGCGGCATGATAGCGCACGGTCAGCTCTGCGAG
Proteins encoded in this window:
- a CDS encoding thioesterase family protein, with the translated sequence MNADLSRFKFVRPVTVVFRDIDGLRHVNHAAYLTYCETARNEYWMRVCELSGVEDFDFVLAELTVRYHAAAKLGDELLVGCRVTDLRRSSFLMELQIVDANSHALVAEVNSVQVMYDFAAERSIPISDLRRAQVEAFEGKTLTTAPKRATKT
- a CDS encoding ABC transporter permease, with product MSNWIGFATLVRREFKRTMMTINQVVWPPIITTLLFLFIFGVGLSSSMRQMGGVPYVQFLLPGLVMLNVISSSYDEAASSLFQQRFQLSIQELLIAPLSDLELLLGYLTGSILRGVVIGGLIMLIGLLVVHLEPRNGLALAYFMFFTALLFSSVGMIGALLAKTFDNLAIVTTFFITPLTYVGGVFSSIHVLPPLVQHVSLFNPMLYMVDGLRFGYIGQSDIAPWIDAAVVTTLAVIAFVVAYLMVKKGVNLRV